A genomic region of Penaeus vannamei isolate JL-2024 chromosome 42, ASM4276789v1, whole genome shotgun sequence contains the following coding sequences:
- the LOC113819825 gene encoding uncharacterized protein isoform X3: MASHSLLAALVWMAAVAVASGTPHFLEPSFVGHVSSATTAFTNASASRSQVQAKSEEHALEPAPGVADVSLWPGMEGNVVKRSAYSDYGCPPRGTVTIPVFTTTTREVFRDVTVTVIVTESIISGPCRCEICSYSPSNNPCTCLPVSGCGSEIL, from the coding sequence ATGGCATCGCACTCCCTACTGGCGGCTCTGGTGTGGATGGCAGCAGTAGCCGTGGCCAGTGGCACTCCTCATTTCTTGGAGCCTTCCTTCGTCGGCCACGTCAGCAGTGCCACAACTGCCTTTACAAACGCATCGGCATCGCGTTCCCAAGTTCAAGCGAAGAGCGAAGAGCATGCCTTGGAACCGGCGCCGGGGGTGGCCGACGTGTCCTTGTGGCCAGGGATGGAGGGCAACGTTGTCAAACGCTCTGCCTACTCCGACTACGGCTGCCCCCCGCGTGGAACTGTCACAATCCCGGTGTTCACTACGACAACGAGGGAAGTCTTTAGAGATGTCACtgtgacagtaatagtaacagagAGCATAATCTCAGGACCCTGTCGCTGTGAAATCTGCTCCTACTCACCCTCAAACAACCCGTGTacttgtctgcctgtgtctggtTGTGGTTCGGAGATTCTGTAG